ATGATATTCCAGATAGTCTTTGCATTCAACTTTGCTTAAATATATAATCCTTTTGTTTCCAAAAGGAAGCGTCTTCTCCACTCACGTTCCATTGCTCATTGCATTATTACCACATTCTCTATCACATCACGTCAGTTGGGTTATTTAGGATCGACACTTACTAGAGTTttcaatttgtaaatttggaTCATCATCTCCGAAATCAGTTCCTTAGGATTTGTTGATACGCAagtatatttgtatttattagCCAGTGTCAAATCAAGTAAGTTAATATTTCGGTGTGCAAACTAAGAAATTGTGACTGACAAGGCAAATATGATAATAATGATGTAATTATATGTATCACCAATCTAGATCTGTGTTATGTGAgtgaaagttttttttctggACATCAAACgaccattctattactcaaacttgaagtagcctgggtaaccagaccggaatagaacagcCAATAAAATTTACTATTGTGAGTGAAAGTTTACTAACTTGATTCATACAACTatcatatacaatattttttgttaatattctCTTACACTAAACCATAAAAGACCATTTTAATAACTGTGctgctaattttttttgttaaatacatATATTCTACAATATCGGttgcaaacaaaaaattaatttcatCTTATTTGGACCTTAAGTATAATAATAATTGTGCTCTAAATTTTATGTTGTGTTAATGTGATCTATAAACCAATCATACTTCAAATTATAAGCCTAACCAAATTAGTAgttatctttttaatattttaattttcatcttatgttcaaaaaatgtaaaaatctGATATTCTGAAAATTAGTGTAACTTCAAAAtcgaaaaatctataaatattattcactgataagttaataaataaaatatccaaATGTATCAGACCCATcataaattttaagttttgatcCACAATTCCAATTAAAATTGTTCTCGGTCCAACATATAGATGATTATATAAACAATCCAAAactgtatacatatatacaaaaaattgtttatatataaatcttaactttgtcaataccatatgttttatattttaactatataaCTCACCCTGCGCTTTGCTCAAGTCTTATCCTAGTAGTTTAAATAAAGAGTTTCGCTGGTGAGTATGGTGGTATAAGAAGTGTATCAAATTTGAAAACCGTGTTAGAGATTGGAAATTAAACTAAAGTTTTGTGTGGTATTTggttttcatgaaaatgatattttgaaatcaattaaaatttcatattagtAATTTAGACAAACAATATCTAATATACAAGGAATGTCTAATTTTGATTAATACGatgcatttttcaaaaaagCCTAAAAACAAATTCATACAAATATTATCTTTTCAGTCTAAAATGGATAATATCTTATAAGTTGGTGAGATAGATTTGGGTATGAACTCTTATCTTGCAAGTCTAAAGTGGATAATATCTTACAAGTTGGAGAGATAGAATTGGATATGGACTTGAAGAAAGCCCAGCAACTTTGCTATACTgagagaaagttttttttttttttttgaacaacactGAGAGAAAGTTTAAAGCTACTTTGCTTCCTCTTTCCTCTTGACTAATGTCACATTTTAGATTTGGATCCCATATAGATATTTACTTATTTGGGGGTGTCAAAGTGATAGCATTCATTGGATGGGGCTGGTCCAGTAAAGTaaagaaaaaagattttaaTATGATGGTGATGTGTAACGGATGTCTAACCACAATTTAAAGAGTTGTAGAATTCTTGGAACACTCAAAAAGAAAACTACAAGATTCCTGAGTGTACTTTAGCACTTTTGAGAGAGAAAATGGAGGGTCAAGCTCTGAAGATTCAATCTTTAATCATTTTTCCGATCAAATCTTGCCGTGGAATCTCTGTCCCTCAGGCAACCGTAACTCAGACTGGTAAATctgagatattttttttttttaattggagtGAAAGTGAGAAAAGAGATTACATGCATCATGCATgcaatgataaaatatatattttttactatgAAGTTGTCTTTGTTAATGGATCTAAATCTATTGGATACTTTTGACATGTATTGTGGAAACTGAAGGATTTGAATGGGACCGGTATTGGTTAGTTGTGAACCATAAAGGGAGAGCATGCACTCAAAACGTTGAGCCAAAGCTTGCTCTTGTTGAAGCAGAGCTGCCCAAGGAAGCCTTCTTTGAAGATTGGGAGCCAACAAAGAACTCCTTTTTCGGTAAATCTGTCATTGGTTTAAAAATTGACAAAAGTTTTGTCATAACTGAGAGTTACAGTGTGTTTGTTTATTTGATCTTGTAGTGGTGAGAGCTCCTGGTATGAGTCTGTTAAAAATTCCATTGACTACACCAAGCTGGGTGGCAGAAGGTGTGTCAATGTGGGAATGGTCTGGGTCTGCGTttgatgaaggagaagaagctgcTAAATGGTTTTCAGATTATCTCGGAAAACAAAGCCGTCTGGTCCGGTTTAACAAAGGTTTTAGCCTTTTCTTGTTCTTGTGATCTTTGTTATAAGCAAAAGATTTTGATGCACTGATagttaatcaattttttttttaattaattttgatatagAAACCGAATGTAGAGCTACACCTCCTCAGTATGCAGTAGGTTACTCTACAACATTTTCAAACACATTTCCGTTTCTGGTTTCATCTCAGGTGAGCTAATATCGATAATTccaatatacataaaattagaATATgcattttgatattttaccttttGTTCTTAGGCTTCTTTGGACCATCTGAATACACTTCTGCCAGAACCAGTGCCTATGAACCGTTTTAGAGCCAAGTAAACTATTATTTCTCTTGAATCCTTTTTAATATCTTCATAATCTTGATTTTCTTGTTTCTCTTTGTAGCATTGTTGTGGAGAAT
This genomic stretch from Brassica napus cultivar Da-Ae chromosome C9, Da-Ae, whole genome shotgun sequence harbors:
- the LOC106382114 gene encoding mitochondrial amidoxime reducing component 2, with amino-acid sequence MEGQALKIQSLIIFPIKSCRGISVPQATVTQTGFEWDRYWLVVNHKGRACTQNVEPKLALVEAELPKEAFFEDWEPTKNSFFVVRAPGMSLLKIPLTTPSWVAEGVSMWEWSGSAFDEGEEAAKWFSDYLGKQSRLVRFNKETECRATPPQYAVGYSTTFSNTFPFLVSSQASLDHLNTLLPEPVPMNRFRANIVVENGDPFDEDLWDEIKINDLVFKGVRLCYRCKITTMDQDTGVPSTEPIQTLRKFRSDTLLMPDKKSQRKVFFGKEMVWNWNIYNRQGKGKKTIKVGDSISILSKISSITEAAT